A window of Dehalogenimonas sp. WBC-2 genomic DNA:
GGGCCTTTTGAACCGCACCGGCTGCCGCTGGATGAAATGGAATATACCACCATGCCGCAGGTTTCCCGAAAACTCGAAAAACGATTCATGCCGATATAGCTTAAACACTGAATCCGATACCCCTGCTTTGCGTTGGACGTGGAGAGGGGTATCGGATTTTTATTTGGAGTTAAAACAGATGCGATCGCAGATTCCCTCTTTATTTCCGATTCTCGACACCAGCTCCATGGATGAGTGATGCCTGAATTATTATTGGCGACCAATAATAAGGGGAAAGTGCGGGAATACCACACACTGTTAAGGGATTGCGGTTATAGATTGGTCACTCCTGCCGATAAAGGTATATCAATTGAAGTGCCGGAAATCGGAAAATCCTTTGTTGAGAATGCCGTGTTGAAAGCCAAAGCCTTTGCCGCTGTGTCGGGGTTATTAACGCTGGCTGACGATTCCGGATTGGAAGTTGACGCTCTGGGCGGGGCGCCGGGGATATATTCTGCCCGCTACGCCGGTGATAAATCCAGCGACACGGATAATATTGACCTGTTACTTCACAATCTGACAGATGTGCCCGAAGACGGACGTTCCGCCCGCTTTCGCTGCGTTATCGCTATCGTCAGTCAGAGCGGAGGGACGCTTTGGACAGAAGGCAAGGTTGAGGGTACTATCGCTTCCGAAGCAAAAGGCCGGTATGGGTTTGGCTATGACCCGGTGTTTTATTTACCTGAGTTAGGCAAAACCATGGCTGAGCTTACGCCGGAAGAAAAAAATTGTCTGAGCCATCGTGCCAGCGCCGCATCGGCGGCATGCAGACTGCTGAAACAAATGAATAATAGTACTCAAAAGGGTATATAGTCTAGTAATAGGTAAAAAACAATATTGACTGGCATTTCAGTCGCCGGGCTTGATTTAAGAGTACTAGTTCCTATAAGATAGATATACTGCCTCAAAATTCAACCTGGACCCCATAATCAACCGACATAGAAGGTGAGTGCCGGTGTTTTTATGAAAGCTCTGATTCTTGTTGGTGGCCTCGGTACCCGGTTGAGGCCTCTCACCATCAATACCCCAAAGGCGATGATGCCTGTGTTAAACAGGCCATTCATGGCGCATGTCATTGACCATCTGCGTAAACACGGCGTTGATGAAATAATCCTTACCCGGGGACACCTGGCAAAGCAGATGGAAAGTTATTTCGGCGACGGTTCCAAGTTAGGGATTACCATCAGATATATCGATGAAAGCCGTCCGCTGGGTACTGCCGGCGGTATAAAAAATTGCGAACAGTATTTGAACGACACCTTCTTTGCGCTGAACGGAGATGTATTCTCGACCATAA
This region includes:
- the rdgB gene encoding nucleoside 5-triphosphatase RdgB (radical SAM family enzyme, similar to coproporphyrinogen III oxidase, oxygenindependent, clustered with nucleosidetriphosphatase RdgB), giving the protein MPELLLATNNKGKVREYHTLLRDCGYRLVTPADKGISIEVPEIGKSFVENAVLKAKAFAAVSGLLTLADDSGLEVDALGGAPGIYSARYAGDKSSDTDNIDLLLHNLTDVPEDGRSARFRCVIAIVSQSGGTLWTEGKVEGTIASEAKGRYGFGYDPVFYLPELGKTMAELTPEEKNCLSHRASAASAACRLLKQMNNSTQKGI